One segment of Proteus appendicitidis DNA contains the following:
- the accA gene encoding acetyl-CoA carboxylase carboxyl transferase subunit alpha, protein MSFIHLEFEKPIVELDEKIDALLTFKQSQDEPTGINLDEEIARLRQKSLSLTKSIFTDLGAWEIVQLARHPMRPYTLDYIKAVFTDFQELAGDRAYADDKAIVAGLARLDKMPVMVIGQQKGRDTKEKILRNFGMPSPEGYRKALRLMKMAERFHLPVIIFIDSAGAYPGVGAEERGQAEAIARNILEMSRLKTPIICTITGEGFSGGALAIGVGDKVNMLQYSTYAAISPEGCASILWKSSDKAPIAAETMGMTAPKLQSLGIIDAIIPEPLGGAHRDHQQAAEFLKQQLLTDLALLKSYSTEELLDKRYQKLMSHGYC, encoded by the coding sequence ATGTCTTTTATTCATCTTGAATTTGAAAAACCTATTGTTGAATTAGACGAAAAAATAGATGCATTGCTCACCTTTAAGCAATCTCAAGATGAACCAACAGGGATTAATTTAGATGAAGAGATCGCACGTTTAAGGCAAAAAAGTCTTTCGCTGACAAAATCTATTTTTACTGATTTAGGTGCTTGGGAAATTGTGCAACTCGCTCGTCATCCCATGCGCCCATATACCCTTGACTATATTAAAGCGGTTTTTACTGATTTTCAGGAGTTGGCGGGTGATAGAGCTTACGCTGATGATAAAGCGATTGTTGCGGGTTTAGCGCGTTTAGACAAAATGCCTGTCATGGTGATTGGGCAACAAAAAGGGCGTGATACCAAAGAGAAAATTCTGCGTAATTTTGGTATGCCATCACCAGAAGGTTATAGAAAAGCATTACGTTTAATGAAAATGGCAGAGCGCTTTCATCTACCTGTTATTATTTTTATTGATTCTGCTGGGGCTTATCCCGGTGTCGGTGCTGAAGAACGAGGACAAGCAGAAGCTATCGCTCGTAATATTCTTGAAATGTCACGATTAAAAACACCTATTATTTGCACTATTACTGGTGAAGGATTTTCTGGAGGTGCGCTCGCTATTGGTGTAGGTGATAAAGTGAATATGCTGCAATACAGTACTTATGCAGCTATTTCGCCAGAAGGGTGTGCTTCTATTCTATGGAAAAGTTCTGATAAAGCGCCAATTGCAGCAGAAACCATGGGAATGACAGCACCTAAATTACAATCATTAGGTATTATCGATGCCATTATTCCAGAGCCATTAGGCGGCGCTCATCGTGATCATCAACAAGCTGCAGAATTTCTTAAACAACAGCTATTAACTGACTTAGCCTTGTTAAAAAGTTATTCAACCGAAGAACTCCTAGATAAACGCTATCAAAAACTCATGTCTCACGGTTACTGTTAA
- a CDS encoding LysR family transcriptional regulator gives MQIDLNLLRIFSAVAEQGQFAAAARLLSMPTSNISRAIKQLEQQLNCKLIDRTTRKMRLTEQGKILYQQGTKTLTELDNVVSNITSDGPLTGTFRLTIPSEYGSELLGDILADFAALHPNLLIQCDTQLMPRNIIDDDIDLLLTFHRGNLADSSHHSRLIKSWRSIVVASNELLEKTGIPTHIEQLSKMPCISSLSALEGQPWIFMDEDKKPIRVTINSNYRVNSAILAKSAVLKGLGFAILAEHCCLDMIKEGKLRAIEFPQQPATINLVAIYATRSKLSRNIESFLEFLSQRL, from the coding sequence ATGCAAATCGATCTTAATTTATTACGTATTTTTTCTGCCGTAGCAGAGCAAGGGCAATTTGCAGCCGCCGCTCGGCTATTATCTATGCCTACTTCAAATATCAGTCGTGCAATTAAGCAACTTGAACAACAACTTAATTGTAAACTTATTGATAGAACAACTCGAAAAATGCGCCTTACTGAGCAAGGAAAAATCCTCTATCAGCAAGGAACAAAAACCTTAACTGAATTAGACAACGTTGTAAGCAATATCACCAGTGATGGACCATTAACTGGCACTTTCCGTTTAACGATCCCAAGTGAATATGGCAGTGAGCTACTTGGTGATATTTTGGCTGATTTTGCTGCACTTCATCCTAATTTACTGATCCAATGTGATACCCAATTAATGCCAAGAAATATCATCGATGATGATATTGATTTACTATTAACTTTTCACCGTGGAAATTTAGCGGATAGTAGCCATCACTCACGCTTAATTAAATCATGGCGCAGTATTGTTGTGGCATCTAATGAATTATTAGAAAAAACAGGAATACCTACACATATTGAACAGTTAAGCAAAATGCCTTGTATTTCTAGTTTAAGCGCCTTAGAAGGGCAACCCTGGATATTTATGGATGAAGATAAAAAACCAATCAGGGTAACCATTAATAGTAATTATCGAGTAAACAGCGCTATATTGGCAAAATCAGCAGTATTAAAAGGATTAGGATTTGCTATTTTAGCCGAGCATTGCTGCCTTGATATGATTAAAGAAGGGAAGTTACGAGCTATTGAGTTTCCTCAACAACCCGCAACAATTAATTTAGTGGCAATATATGCAACTCGCAGTAAGCTCTCACGTAATATAGAGTCTTTTCTAGAATTTTTATCTCAGCGTTTATAA